The Erythrobacter sp. HL-111 DNA segment GCTCGCCGGCTGCGCCACCATGCAGGAGGCCGAAATGGACCCGATTTCCGCAAGCGCCACCCCCGATGCATATGGCGCCGACACGCCCGCCGCCGATATTCCCGAAGGCAACGGCTATTTCGCGAGCGAAAGCACGCTTCCCTTCCATGCGCCCGATTTCACCAGGATCGGCGAGGACGACTACCTCCCCGCCTTCGAGCAGGGCATGGCGATCCAGCAGGCCGAGGTCCGCGCGATCATCGACAATCCCGCAGCCCCGACGTTCGAGAACACCATCGTGGCGCTCGAGAAATCGGGCCGGATGCTGGGCCGCGTCTCGGCGGTGTTCTTCGCGCTGACGGGTTCGAACACGACCGACCGGCTGGACGAGATCAACACCGAGGTGAGCCCGAAGCTGTCGGCGCATTACGATTCGATCAATCTCGACCCCGATCTCTTCGCCCGGGTGAAGGCGGTCTACGACAACCGCGCCGCCATGGACATGACGCCCGAGGACGCGAAGCTGCTCGAGAAGACCTATGACGGCATGGTCCACGCCGGCGCGCTGCTTACCGATGCCGAGCGCGAGCGGGTCAAGGCGATCAACACCGAGCTTTCCACGCTCACGACCGAATTCGGCCAGAAGCTGCGCAATGCGACCAACGACCAGCCGCTGATCGTCGACACGCGCGAGGAACTCGCGGGCCTGTCGCAGGCCGACATCAGGGCCGCCGCCGACCTCGCCGCGGAAAAGGGTATGCCGGGCAAATACGCCATCGCTCTCCAGAACACGACGCAGCAGCCGCTGCTCCCGGCGCTCGAGAACCGGGCAATGCGCGAGGCGCTGTTCATGCGCAGCTACCACCGTGCCGACGGGACGGACCCGGAATACGACACCCGCCTGCTGCTTGCGAAGATCGCCCGCTTGCGCGCCGAAAAGGCGGCGATCTTCGGCGAGGCGGACTGGGCGAGCTACACCATGTATGACCGCATGGCGAAAACGCCCGCGACCGCGCTGGGCTTCATGGAACAGATGGTCCCCGCATTGGCCGCGACCCAGCGGCGCGAGGCCGAAATGCTGAACGAGGCGATCGCGGCCGAAGGCGGCAATTTCGAGGTCCGGCCGTGGGACTGGTACCGCTATGCGAACAAGGTGAAGGCGGAACGCTACGACCTCGATGAGGACGGGGTGATGGAATATTTCCAGATCGACCGCGTGCTCGAGGACGGCGTCTTCCACATGGCGAACAGGCTCTACGGGCTCTCCTTCGAAAAGCGCAGCGATATCCCGGTCTATCACCCGGATGTGTCGGTCTACACCGTGTTCGAGGAGGACGGGTCCGAACTGGGCCTGTTCTATTTCGACCCCTACCAGCGCCCGTCGAAGCGCGG contains these protein-coding regions:
- a CDS encoding M3 family metallopeptidase, coding for MKARTLAPILTTVSAAALLAGCATMQEAEMDPISASATPDAYGADTPAADIPEGNGYFASESTLPFHAPDFTRIGEDDYLPAFEQGMAIQQAEVRAIIDNPAAPTFENTIVALEKSGRMLGRVSAVFFALTGSNTTDRLDEINTEVSPKLSAHYDSINLDPDLFARVKAVYDNRAAMDMTPEDAKLLEKTYDGMVHAGALLTDAERERVKAINTELSTLTTEFGQKLRNATNDQPLIVDTREELAGLSQADIRAAADLAAEKGMPGKYAIALQNTTQQPLLPALENRAMREALFMRSYHRADGTDPEYDTRLLLAKIARLRAEKAAIFGEADWASYTMYDRMAKTPATALGFMEQMVPALAATQRREAEMLNEAIAAEGGNFEVRPWDWYRYANKVKAERYDLDEDGVMEYFQIDRVLEDGVFHMANRLYGLSFEKRSDIPVYHPDVSVYTVFEEDGSELGLFYFDPYQRPSKRGGAWMSNFVDQSHLWDTKPVIYNVLNIPKAPAGEVQLVSFDDVNTMFHEFGHALHGLFADQRYESLSGTATARDFVEYPSQVHEMWATDPEVLQNYAKHYRTGETIPMEMVEKIEEASRFNQGYDFGEVVEAALLDMKWAALSPQEAAAIDTPEKVSAFEERSLEELGLEIDLVPPRYRSTYFNHIFSSPAGYSAGYYSYLWTEMLDRDSRQWFRENGGLTRANGQHYRETVLSRGGTMDYFEMYENFAGREPDVRPMLEARGLVGEADAIDSETSDGNLPPRSVEGS